A DNA window from bacterium contains the following coding sequences:
- a CDS encoding GDP-mannose 4,6-dehydratase → MSRVLITGGAGFIGHHLARHMLTRGWSVAVIDNEATGRREDVPPSCDYLKGDVRNVADVREAFATQPDVVFHCAAQASNIRSFDDPLADLNTNLLGTVNVTLQCIEQKVPKLVYAGSMTEYGVLSALPVGEAHPLVPISYYGVGKAAAEHFLMATANRVDLGAKFSVTVPRMFNVYGPGQSLTNPYQGVLAIFIGQVLRGEPCTVDGDGTQSRDFVYVDDVCEAWERMSRPGVADNTAVNLGSGVERSVNDLVREVCLAAGKDPAVYPIMRRPRRPGDQERCAADIARAKERLGWAPAVTFAEGLARTMAWARASGGGV, encoded by the coding sequence TTGAGCCGCGTCCTGATTACCGGCGGCGCGGGCTTCATTGGCCATCATCTGGCGCGGCATATGCTGACGCGCGGGTGGTCGGTGGCCGTCATCGACAACGAAGCCACCGGCCGTCGGGAAGACGTGCCCCCGTCGTGCGACTACCTCAAAGGCGACGTTCGCAACGTCGCCGACGTGCGCGAGGCGTTTGCGACCCAACCGGACGTCGTTTTTCACTGCGCGGCGCAGGCGAGCAACATCCGGTCCTTCGACGATCCGCTCGCCGATCTGAATACGAATTTGCTGGGGACCGTGAACGTAACCCTGCAATGTATCGAACAAAAAGTGCCGAAGCTCGTGTACGCGGGTTCGATGACCGAGTATGGTGTCCTGAGCGCCCTGCCCGTGGGCGAGGCGCATCCTCTTGTGCCGATCTCGTATTACGGGGTCGGCAAGGCCGCGGCGGAACACTTTCTGATGGCGACCGCGAATCGCGTCGACCTGGGGGCGAAATTTTCCGTCACCGTGCCGCGGATGTTCAACGTGTACGGACCCGGACAGAGTCTGACGAACCCCTATCAGGGCGTCCTTGCGATCTTCATCGGCCAGGTGCTGCGCGGCGAGCCGTGTACCGTGGACGGCGACGGAACGCAGTCGCGCGATTTCGTTTACGTCGACGACGTGTGCGAAGCGTGGGAGCGCATGTCGCGTCCCGGTGTTGCCGACAACACCGCCGTGAATCTCGGTTCCGGCGTTGAGCGCTCGGTCAACGACCTGGTTCGCGAAGTGTGCCTGGCCGCGGGCAAGGACCCGGCGGTTTATCCGATCATGCGCCGGCCACGAAGGCCGGGCGATCAGGAGCGCTGCGCGGCGGACATCGCGCGCGCGAAGGAACGGCTCGGATGGGCGCCCGCGGTCACGTTCGCCGAAGGCCTCGCGCGCACGATGGCGTGGGCGCGCGCAAGCGGGGGGGGCGTCTGA
- a CDS encoding radical SAM protein: protein MSLLSGIKSQVINMRAFRPFFTPLRVARDAITFPVDYYLGDGRVHGMPSIVNLNITTVCNLKCPFCFNNDILGKRTELSTAEMVELVDQLSKTGAGLFLSGGEPFARKDIYDIIVEAKRRGMPVGVVTNGTLLKEPQVTRLRDIGLDVVILSFHGTREAHNKAVLMDGAYDKTMHALDLFRAAWPSPGPMINYVITAESLPHLPDFVRELDGRDNLVMRLSHLNFVTPTEAEANRNYWIENFGEAPDKLLHFQYEPPERMYEPILDILEKNREIFTKPVLNADEMKTWYSPKFDLDRRCVFIWRSTYVNSDGDVYPCQFLYMKMGNIKEKPLAEIWNGERYRRFRALLRKGLTPGCARCCKL from the coding sequence ATGTCGCTTCTTTCCGGAATCAAGTCGCAGGTCATCAACATGCGGGCCTTCCGCCCGTTCTTCACGCCGCTTCGCGTCGCGCGCGACGCGATCACGTTCCCCGTCGATTACTACCTCGGCGACGGGCGCGTGCACGGCATGCCGAGCATCGTGAACCTGAACATCACGACGGTCTGCAATCTCAAGTGTCCGTTCTGTTTCAATAACGACATTCTCGGCAAACGCACGGAACTTTCGACGGCGGAAATGGTCGAACTTGTCGATCAACTCTCGAAGACCGGCGCGGGTTTGTTTCTCTCCGGCGGCGAGCCTTTCGCGCGCAAGGACATTTACGACATCATCGTCGAGGCCAAGCGGCGGGGCATGCCCGTCGGCGTCGTCACAAACGGCACGCTGTTGAAAGAGCCGCAGGTGACGCGCCTTCGCGACATCGGCCTTGACGTCGTCATCCTGAGTTTTCACGGCACGCGCGAGGCCCACAACAAGGCCGTGCTGATGGACGGCGCGTACGACAAGACGATGCACGCGCTCGACCTGTTCCGCGCCGCGTGGCCGTCGCCGGGGCCGATGATCAACTACGTCATCACCGCGGAGTCGCTGCCCCACCTGCCGGATTTCGTGCGGGAGCTCGACGGGCGCGACAACCTCGTCATGCGCCTGTCGCACCTGAACTTCGTGACGCCGACGGAAGCCGAGGCCAACCGTAACTACTGGATCGAAAACTTCGGCGAGGCGCCGGACAAGCTCCTGCACTTCCAATACGAGCCGCCCGAACGCATGTACGAGCCGATCCTCGACATCCTCGAAAAGAATCGGGAGATCTTCACCAAGCCGGTGTTGAACGCGGACGAGATGAAGACCTGGTACAGCCCGAAGTTCGACCTCGACCGCCGGTGCGTTTTCATCTGGCGTTCGACGTACGTGAACTCCGACGGCGACGTCTATCCCTGCCAGTTCCTCTACATGAAGATGGGGAACATCAAGGAGAAGCCGCTCGCCGAGATCTGGAACGGCGAACGCTACCGCCGCTTCCGCGCGCTCCTGCGCAAAGGACTCACTCCCGGCTGCGCCCGGTGCTGCAAGCTTTGA
- a CDS encoding carbamoyltransferase yields MIVLGISDNHGAGAAVVIDGRLVAAVNEERIDREKNSMAFPWGAIDACLSIAGVTPDDVDLVAVGSEFTPIFGLRLVKGWHRRVKRSAGQFSFLFDLYIMYHLLARAISVLRSIEIRLSRWWIGRGLRAHGYDCDVQLFDHHLCHAWSVYLTAPFDDAAVVTADAMGDGLSATVSIACAGRVSRIFAQDGRCAFNPYYSRITEYLGFIPNRHEGKVTGLAAYGDPSLLLDEFEKSAHFRGPGFSTFRVWMPNPRAWGLYRKIRGHRREDIAAACQRNLEAQMGRFVSRWLERTGKSRLALAGGIFENVKLNQRLHELSGVQEIYIFPNMSDGGLATGAALGASRRGRKTLETPYLGMAYGEDELEAAIRDARLEHERPDDLATAVARLVADRKIVARFDGGMEYGPRALGHRSILFRPDDPSANDWLNEKLRRSEFMPFAPAVRAERAPDLFVGIAGAEFTARFMNICFDCTDEMKTKCPGVVHVDGTARPQVFKRAEDALYYDILARFEDLTGLPAILNTSFNMHEEPIVATPRDAIRAFLAAGLDALALGPFLVRPRRKAANVDVH; encoded by the coding sequence ATGATCGTTCTCGGCATCTCCGACAACCACGGAGCCGGGGCGGCCGTCGTCATCGACGGGCGCCTCGTCGCCGCCGTCAACGAAGAACGCATCGACCGTGAAAAAAATTCGATGGCCTTCCCGTGGGGCGCCATCGACGCATGCCTTTCCATCGCGGGGGTGACTCCGGACGATGTCGATCTCGTCGCGGTCGGCAGTGAGTTCACGCCGATTTTCGGCCTTCGCCTCGTGAAGGGCTGGCATCGGCGCGTCAAACGAAGCGCCGGCCAGTTCAGCTTCCTGTTCGATCTGTACATCATGTACCACCTGCTGGCGCGGGCCATTTCCGTGTTGCGTTCCATCGAAATTCGCCTGTCGCGCTGGTGGATCGGGCGCGGCTTGCGCGCGCACGGCTATGACTGCGACGTCCAGCTTTTCGATCATCACCTGTGCCACGCCTGGTCCGTGTACCTCACCGCGCCATTTGACGACGCGGCGGTCGTCACCGCGGACGCGATGGGCGACGGCCTGTCCGCAACCGTGTCGATCGCCTGCGCCGGGCGCGTATCCCGCATCTTCGCCCAGGATGGCCGCTGCGCGTTCAACCCGTATTACTCGCGCATTACCGAATACCTCGGTTTCATCCCGAACCGGCACGAGGGCAAGGTCACGGGCCTCGCGGCGTACGGCGATCCGTCGTTGCTACTCGACGAATTCGAAAAGAGTGCGCATTTTCGCGGGCCGGGTTTTTCGACGTTTCGCGTCTGGATGCCGAACCCGCGCGCGTGGGGGCTTTATCGAAAAATTCGCGGCCACAGGCGCGAGGACATCGCGGCCGCCTGCCAGCGCAACCTCGAGGCGCAAATGGGCAGGTTCGTTTCCCGATGGCTTGAGCGCACCGGCAAGTCGCGCCTCGCGCTCGCGGGCGGCATCTTCGAGAACGTCAAGTTGAATCAGCGCCTGCACGAGCTTTCGGGCGTGCAGGAAATCTACATCTTCCCGAACATGTCCGACGGCGGCCTCGCGACCGGCGCGGCGCTTGGCGCTTCGCGCCGCGGTCGAAAGACTCTCGAGACGCCCTATCTCGGCATGGCGTACGGCGAGGACGAATTGGAGGCGGCGATCCGCGACGCCCGGCTCGAACACGAGCGGCCCGACGATCTCGCGACGGCGGTGGCGCGGCTTGTCGCCGATCGCAAGATCGTGGCGCGTTTCGACGGCGGCATGGAATACGGCCCCCGCGCGCTCGGACACCGGTCGATCCTTTTTCGCCCGGACGACCCGTCGGCCAACGACTGGTTGAACGAGAAACTGCGCCGCAGCGAGTTCATGCCATTCGCGCCGGCGGTGCGCGCCGAGCGGGCGCCGGACCTGTTTGTGGGGATCGCCGGCGCCGAATTCACGGCGCGCTTCATGAATATCTGCTTTGACTGCACGGACGAGATGAAAACGAAGTGCCCGGGCGTCGTCCACGTGGACGGCACGGCGCGCCCGCAGGTGTTCAAGAGGGCCGAAGACGCGCTATACTATGATATTCTGGCGCGTTTTGAGGATCTGACGGGTTTGCCGGCCATCCTCAACACGAGCTTCAATATGCACGAGGAGCCGATCGTCGCCACGCCGCGGGATGCGATCCGGGCTTTCCTCGCCGCCGGGCTCGACGCGCTCGCGCTCGGCCCGTTCCTGGTTCGTCCGCGGCGAAAGGCAGCGAATGTCGATGTTCATTAA
- a CDS encoding B12-binding domain-containing radical SAM protein has protein sequence MSMFINGPGANGRANGAREPGASARPVDILLFSPPPWLVTGPPLGLAALSAWLRGRGWNVAVIDGNTRAYHKTDTSLRPLWLWDNSAFWEDPEPVEVKFGPLLRELADEVATHRPRVLGINVVSRKEAASAIFLARLKERLPDLKVFVGGPGAGWRESRDHIRQLCGDLVDGFIVGEGELACDELLRRLRDGAPLANLPGFVSGRPDGEECVIPGHFITDMNQLPIPDFSDFRLADYEEQGLVVEWNRGCVARCTYCSINDYWNAFRFKAPEKVADELRTLHERHGISRFTIVDPMVNGDPELLDAICDAIVATGIHVKWSAGISPNRIVGKSTFEKMKAAGCFKLEFGVDSGSRTMLRKMGKRFKPDEAGQMMRDCKDAGIQVMLYLIVGFPGETDETVQETCDWLDRWGGAVDMIRNLCSLTIEYGTAIEKRADLFGVEFDRHDVQWKDNWQGKGDDTPLRRAMRVRKVIDKVHDLGIPIETEVITDPEHATHDEHGQWAGGEGASDAQKVAQPRSSIMCASFPTGSQS, from the coding sequence ATGTCGATGTTCATTAACGGACCCGGCGCGAACGGCCGCGCCAACGGCGCGCGCGAGCCAGGGGCGTCCGCGCGGCCCGTGGACATCCTTTTGTTCTCGCCACCGCCGTGGCTGGTGACCGGCCCGCCGCTGGGGCTTGCCGCGTTGTCCGCCTGGCTTCGCGGGCGCGGCTGGAATGTCGCGGTCATCGACGGCAACACGCGCGCCTATCACAAGACGGACACGTCGCTGCGCCCGCTATGGCTGTGGGACAACAGCGCGTTCTGGGAAGATCCCGAACCGGTCGAGGTGAAATTCGGCCCCCTTCTGCGCGAATTGGCGGACGAGGTCGCGACGCATCGCCCGCGCGTTCTCGGCATCAACGTCGTTTCGCGAAAAGAAGCGGCGAGCGCCATCTTCCTTGCACGCCTGAAGGAGCGCTTGCCCGATCTCAAGGTCTTCGTCGGCGGGCCCGGAGCGGGCTGGCGCGAGTCGCGCGATCACATCCGCCAGCTTTGCGGCGATCTCGTGGACGGCTTCATCGTCGGCGAGGGGGAGCTGGCCTGCGACGAGTTGCTGAGGCGCCTGCGCGACGGTGCGCCGCTCGCGAATCTGCCGGGGTTCGTGTCCGGACGCCCCGACGGCGAGGAGTGCGTCATCCCGGGGCATTTCATCACGGATATGAACCAGCTTCCGATCCCCGACTTCTCCGATTTCCGCCTCGCGGATTACGAGGAGCAGGGGCTCGTCGTCGAGTGGAACCGCGGGTGCGTCGCGCGGTGCACGTATTGCAGCATCAACGATTACTGGAACGCGTTCCGCTTCAAGGCGCCCGAAAAGGTCGCCGACGAGTTGCGTACGCTGCACGAGCGCCACGGCATTTCGCGCTTCACGATCGTCGATCCGATGGTCAACGGCGATCCGGAATTGCTCGATGCGATCTGCGACGCGATCGTCGCGACAGGCATCCATGTGAAATGGTCCGCGGGCATCTCGCCCAATCGTATTGTGGGCAAATCCACGTTCGAAAAAATGAAGGCCGCGGGCTGCTTCAAGCTTGAGTTCGGCGTCGATTCCGGCAGCCGCACGATGCTTCGCAAGATGGGCAAGCGCTTCAAGCCCGACGAGGCCGGCCAGATGATGCGCGACTGCAAGGACGCCGGTATCCAGGTGATGCTCTACCTCATCGTCGGCTTCCCCGGCGAAACGGACGAAACGGTGCAGGAGACGTGCGACTGGCTCGATCGATGGGGGGGCGCGGTCGATATGATCCGCAATCTTTGCAGCCTGACGATTGAATACGGCACCGCCATCGAAAAGCGCGCCGACCTGTTCGGCGTCGAGTTCGACCGTCACGACGTGCAGTGGAAGGACAACTGGCAGGGCAAGGGCGACGACACGCCGCTGCGCCGCGCGATGCGCGTGCGCAAGGTGATCGACAAGGTGCACGATCTCGGTATTCCGATCGAAACCGAGGTCATCACGGATCCCGAACACGCGACGCACGACGAACACGGCCAGTGGGCCGGCGGCGAGGGCGCGTCCGACGCCCAAAAGGTCGCGCAGCCGCGCAGCTCGATCATGTGCGCGTCGTTCCCCACGGGTTCGCAGTCGTGA